From Danio rerio strain Tuebingen ecotype United States chromosome 7, GRCz12tu, whole genome shotgun sequence, the proteins below share one genomic window:
- the lingo1b gene encoding leucine-rich repeat and immunoglobulin-like domain-containing nogo receptor-interacting protein 1-B precursor yields MTFLQVTIKMVAREASGHSYLVACWQPILILMLGTVLSGSATGCPSRCECSAQERSVVCHRRKLITLPEGIPIDTRLLDLSKNRLKAINPEEFLNYPQLEDLQLNENIISVIEPGAFSNLLGLRTLGLRNNNLKLIQLGVFTGLSNLTRLDISENKIVILLDYMFQELYNLKELEVGDNDLVFISHRAFHGLSSLEQLTMERCNLTSVPTEAFSHLHNLLTLKLRHLNVNVIRDFSFRRLYRLKILEIANWPLLESLTAKSLHGLNITTLSITNCNLTAVPYVAIQHLVYLRFFNLSFNPIEVVEGNKMHNLLRLQAFHLVGGRLVSIEPYSFKGLNYLRVLNVSSNSLSTLEESAFHSVGNLETLALHDNPLACDCRLLWVFRRRWRLNFNRQQPSCETPEFLQGKEFKDFPDVLPPNYFTCQKSKIRDHKAIHRFVDEGTTVQFPCQADGDPTPMIMWQSPKKQFITTKSIGRLSVSLDGTLEVRYAQIQDNGTYTCFAVNAGGNDTRLAHLHVHSYSPNWPHQPNKTFAFILNQPSDNSANGTGAMDPFPFDMKTLIIATTMGFISFLGVVLFCLVLLFLWSRGKGNAKPNIEIEYVPRKVDGENSPNEGSHKISMKMI; encoded by the coding sequence CAGGTTACCATCAAAATGGTGGCCAGAGAGGCAAGTGGGCACAGCTACCTGGTGGCATGCTGGCAGCCCATTCTCATTCTGATGCTGGGTACTGTGCTGTCTGGCTCTGCCACGGGCTGCCCCTCTCGATGCGAGTGCAGTGCCCAGGAGCGCTCGGTCGTGTGCCATCGGCGAAAGCTGATCACCCTCCCCGAGGGAATTCCCATTGACACGCGGCTGTTAGACCTCAGCAAGAACCGCTTGAAAGCCATCAACCCTGAGGAATTTCTCAACTACCCACAACTGGAGGATCTACAGCTTAATGAGAACATAATTTCCGTCATTGAACCAGGGGCCTTCAGCAACCTCCTTGGCTTGCGAACGCTGGGACTACGCAACAATAATCTCAAGCTGATCCAGCTGGGTGTTTTCACTGGCCTCAGTAACCTCACTCGGTTAGACATTAGTGAGAATAAAATTGTCATTTTGTTGGACTACATGTTTCAAGAACTCTACAACCTGAAAGAGCTGGAGGTGGGGGATAATGACCTGGTGTTCATTTCCCACAGGGCCTTTCATGGCCTCAGCAGCCTGGAGCAGCTTACAATGGAAAGATGCAACCTGACCTCTGTGCCCACAGAGGCCTTCAGTCATCTTCACAACTTGCTGACCCTTAAGCTGCGGCATCTCAACGTCAATGTCATTCGAGACTTTTCCTTTAGGAGGCTCTATCGACTAAAAATCTTGGAGATAGCTAACTGGCCTCTCTTAGAATCCTTGACCGCAAAGTCCCTGCACGGGCTGAATATCACAACTTTGAGCATCACAAACTGCAATCTCACTGCCGTCCCTTACGTGGCCATTCAACACCTGGTGTACCTCCGCTTTTTCAACCTGTCCTTCAATCCCATTGAGGTTGTGGAGGGCAACAAAATGCACAATTTGCTGAGGCTCCAGGCGTTTCACTTAGTTGGGGGCCGGCTAGTCAGCATTGAGCCCTATTCATTCAAAGGACTCAACTACCTTCGGGTTCTCAATGTATCCAGCAATAGTCTAAGCACTTTAGAGGAATCTGCCTTTCACTCGGTGGGCAACTTGGAGACTCTAGCTCTTCATGACAACCCCCTGGCATGCGACTGTCGTCTCCTCTGGGTCTTTCGCCGCCGATGGAGACTTAATTTCAACCGCCAGCAGCCATCTTGCGAAACGCCAGAGTTTTTGCAGGGTAAGGAGTTTAAAGACTTCCCGGATGTTCTCCCACCAAATTATTTCACTTGTCAGAAGTCCAAGATTCGGGATCACAAAGCCATTCATAGATTTGTTGATGAGGGGACCACTGTGCAATTCCCTTGCCAAGCAGATGGAGACCCAACTCCCATGATTATGTGGCAGTCTCCAAAAAAGCAATTCATCACAACTAAAAGCATCGGCCGGCTGTCTGTGTCCCTGGATGGCACCCTAGAGGTTAGATATGCCCAAATACAAGACAATGGCACGTACACGTGCTTTGCTGTCAATGCAGGAGGTAATGACACCCGTTTGGCTCACCTACATGTTCATAGCTACTCTCCCAACTGGCCCCATCAGCCCAATAAGACCTTTGCCTTTATTTTGAACCAGCCCAGTGATAACAGTGCCAATGGGACTGGTGCGATGGATCCCTTCCCCTTTGATATGAAGACCCTCATTATTGCTACCACCATGGGGTTTATCTCTTTCCTGGGAGTGGTCCTCTTCTGTCTGGTGCTCTTGTTCCTGTGGAGTCGAGGGAAAGGCAATGCCAAGCCAAACATTGAGATTGAGTATGTGCCACGGAAAGTAGATGGAGAAAACAGCCCGAATGAGGGATCTCACAAGATCAGTATGAAGATGATATAA
- the lingo1b gene encoding leucine-rich repeat and immunoglobulin-like domain-containing nogo receptor-interacting protein 1-B isoform X1, with the protein MTFLVTIKMVAREASGHSYLVACWQPILILMLGTVLSGSATGCPSRCECSAQERSVVCHRRKLITLPEGIPIDTRLLDLSKNRLKAINPEEFLNYPQLEDLQLNENIISVIEPGAFSNLLGLRTLGLRNNNLKLIQLGVFTGLSNLTRLDISENKIVILLDYMFQELYNLKELEVGDNDLVFISHRAFHGLSSLEQLTMERCNLTSVPTEAFSHLHNLLTLKLRHLNVNVIRDFSFRRLYRLKILEIANWPLLESLTAKSLHGLNITTLSITNCNLTAVPYVAIQHLVYLRFFNLSFNPIEVVEGNKMHNLLRLQAFHLVGGRLVSIEPYSFKGLNYLRVLNVSSNSLSTLEESAFHSVGNLETLALHDNPLACDCRLLWVFRRRWRLNFNRQQPSCETPEFLQGKEFKDFPDVLPPNYFTCQKSKIRDHKAIHRFVDEGTTVQFPCQADGDPTPMIMWQSPKKQFITTKSIGRLSVSLDGTLEVRYAQIQDNGTYTCFAVNAGGNDTRLAHLHVHSYSPNWPHQPNKTFAFILNQPSDNSANGTGAMDPFPFDMKTLIIATTMGFISFLGVVLFCLVLLFLWSRGKGNAKPNIEIEYVPRKVDGENSPNEGSHKISMKMI; encoded by the coding sequence GTTACCATCAAAATGGTGGCCAGAGAGGCAAGTGGGCACAGCTACCTGGTGGCATGCTGGCAGCCCATTCTCATTCTGATGCTGGGTACTGTGCTGTCTGGCTCTGCCACGGGCTGCCCCTCTCGATGCGAGTGCAGTGCCCAGGAGCGCTCGGTCGTGTGCCATCGGCGAAAGCTGATCACCCTCCCCGAGGGAATTCCCATTGACACGCGGCTGTTAGACCTCAGCAAGAACCGCTTGAAAGCCATCAACCCTGAGGAATTTCTCAACTACCCACAACTGGAGGATCTACAGCTTAATGAGAACATAATTTCCGTCATTGAACCAGGGGCCTTCAGCAACCTCCTTGGCTTGCGAACGCTGGGACTACGCAACAATAATCTCAAGCTGATCCAGCTGGGTGTTTTCACTGGCCTCAGTAACCTCACTCGGTTAGACATTAGTGAGAATAAAATTGTCATTTTGTTGGACTACATGTTTCAAGAACTCTACAACCTGAAAGAGCTGGAGGTGGGGGATAATGACCTGGTGTTCATTTCCCACAGGGCCTTTCATGGCCTCAGCAGCCTGGAGCAGCTTACAATGGAAAGATGCAACCTGACCTCTGTGCCCACAGAGGCCTTCAGTCATCTTCACAACTTGCTGACCCTTAAGCTGCGGCATCTCAACGTCAATGTCATTCGAGACTTTTCCTTTAGGAGGCTCTATCGACTAAAAATCTTGGAGATAGCTAACTGGCCTCTCTTAGAATCCTTGACCGCAAAGTCCCTGCACGGGCTGAATATCACAACTTTGAGCATCACAAACTGCAATCTCACTGCCGTCCCTTACGTGGCCATTCAACACCTGGTGTACCTCCGCTTTTTCAACCTGTCCTTCAATCCCATTGAGGTTGTGGAGGGCAACAAAATGCACAATTTGCTGAGGCTCCAGGCGTTTCACTTAGTTGGGGGCCGGCTAGTCAGCATTGAGCCCTATTCATTCAAAGGACTCAACTACCTTCGGGTTCTCAATGTATCCAGCAATAGTCTAAGCACTTTAGAGGAATCTGCCTTTCACTCGGTGGGCAACTTGGAGACTCTAGCTCTTCATGACAACCCCCTGGCATGCGACTGTCGTCTCCTCTGGGTCTTTCGCCGCCGATGGAGACTTAATTTCAACCGCCAGCAGCCATCTTGCGAAACGCCAGAGTTTTTGCAGGGTAAGGAGTTTAAAGACTTCCCGGATGTTCTCCCACCAAATTATTTCACTTGTCAGAAGTCCAAGATTCGGGATCACAAAGCCATTCATAGATTTGTTGATGAGGGGACCACTGTGCAATTCCCTTGCCAAGCAGATGGAGACCCAACTCCCATGATTATGTGGCAGTCTCCAAAAAAGCAATTCATCACAACTAAAAGCATCGGCCGGCTGTCTGTGTCCCTGGATGGCACCCTAGAGGTTAGATATGCCCAAATACAAGACAATGGCACGTACACGTGCTTTGCTGTCAATGCAGGAGGTAATGACACCCGTTTGGCTCACCTACATGTTCATAGCTACTCTCCCAACTGGCCCCATCAGCCCAATAAGACCTTTGCCTTTATTTTGAACCAGCCCAGTGATAACAGTGCCAATGGGACTGGTGCGATGGATCCCTTCCCCTTTGATATGAAGACCCTCATTATTGCTACCACCATGGGGTTTATCTCTTTCCTGGGAGTGGTCCTCTTCTGTCTGGTGCTCTTGTTCCTGTGGAGTCGAGGGAAAGGCAATGCCAAGCCAAACATTGAGATTGAGTATGTGCCACGGAAAGTAGATGGAGAAAACAGCCCGAATGAGGGATCTCACAAGATCAGTATGAAGATGATATAA